In Archaeoglobus profundus DSM 5631, the sequence GTTTCTCCAGAAACTTACGAGAACGCCAAGAGAATAAACAAGAAAAGAATTGAGATCGGTAAGAGGCCGATAACGATCGTGGTTGTTGACTTTGTTCTTGCCTACGATAAAAAGCCGATTTCTGCAACGAGAATAAAGAATGGAGAGATAGATAGGTTCGGATTTAACCTAAAACCTCGACGATCTTAGCCTTTATGTTTCCTTTCCCTCCCGTAGGCTCTGCCAAAGTTCTTCCACACACTAAGCACTTGACAACGGTGGAAGGATGGTCGAATATTACCTGAACGTTTTCGCAGTCTGGACAGACTACCTTGATAAATTTGCTCTTCTTTATGCCCATGGCTATCACCCCCTTCACTTCTCGATCAGTTCAAACCTCTTAACCCTCCAAGTTGGTCTGCAGTGAGCTTTCTTGCACTCGGTGCATCTGAATCTTATGTTTACTCTCTTTGTCGGCTTATCTCCACCGGGAACCTTACTGAACTTACCCAAGTTACCTACCTTACCCCTTCTCTTCTTCTGCCTGTTGATCCACTTCAGAGCACTCTGTTTACCCCTACCTACCT encodes:
- a CDS encoding 30S ribosomal protein S27e: MGIKKSKFIKVVCPDCENVQVIFDHPSTVVKCLVCGRTLAEPTGGKGNIKAKIVEVLG
- a CDS encoding 50S ribosomal protein L44e; translated protein: MKYPKKVRTFCPFCGKHTIHEVEKVGRGKQSALKWINRQKKRRGKVGNLGKFSKVPGGDKPTKRVNIRFRCTECKKAHCRPTWRVKRFELIEK